One genomic window of Elaeis guineensis isolate ETL-2024a chromosome 2, EG11, whole genome shotgun sequence includes the following:
- the LOC105054188 gene encoding protein NUCLEAR FUSION DEFECTIVE 4 isoform X3 gives MGRWFPSSTAGRRSKWAALAASAWIQCTAGASYCFGVYSPLLKASQGYDQSTLDSVAFFKDVGANVGVLSGILSSAFPARPWTVLAAGAVQCLAGYLLMWLSVAGVLPRPPPLLMCVYMLLAAHAQTFFNTADVVTAVENFPDSRGTVIGIMKGFLGLSGAILIQIYGALFNGNPSSFLLMLALLPTLLTFLLMFFVEVHKTDEGCDKKFLDVFSLIALTIAGYLMLVIIGECVMIVGSEARILIFLMLLLLLISPLVIVVKAQTKESKILAEASCHDRIRLIDDINSLEVIEERRYSQLAAERSCMKHDHVGPNEMLCDNGHERNSEETFLLPRGENLNLLQAMWTYDFWLLFLAMACGMGSGLATVNNISQIGGSLGYTSMETSTLVSLWSIWNFLGRFGTGYISDYFLRLRGCARPLFIAVTLAIMSIGHAIISSGFPGSLHVGSVLVGVCYGSQWALMPSITSEIFGLRHFGTIFNTVAIASPFGSYILSVRVVGYIYDMESSSSSTDVQKCMVDC, from the exons ATGGGCAGGTGGTTTCCATCCTCCACCGCCGGCAGGCGGAGCAAGTGGGCCGCGCTGGCAGCGAGCGCGTGGATCCAGTGCACCGCCGGTGCGTCCTACTGCTTCGGCGTGTATTCACCACTCCTCAAGGCAAGCCAGGGCTACGACCAGTCCACCCTCGACTCCGTCGCCTTCTTCAAGGACGTCGGCGCCAACGTCGGCGTCCtctccggcatcctctcctccgcCTTCCCAGCCCGCCCCTGGACCGTCCTCGCCGCCGGCGCCGTCCAGTGCCTCGCAGGATACCTCCTCATGTGGCTCTCCGTCGCTGGCGTCctcccccggccccctcctctcctgaTGTGTGTCTACATGCTGCTCGCCGCCCACGCCCAGACCTTCTTCAACACCGCCGATGTCGTCACTGCCGTCGAGAACTTCCCCGATAGCCGGGGCACCGTCATCGGCATCATGAAG GGATTTCTGGGCCTAAGTGGTGCAATACTTATTCAGATATATGGGGCATTGTTCAATGGCAATCCAAGCTCCTTCCTTCTAATGCTTGCACTGTTGCCCACTCTCCTAACATTTCTGCTTATGTTTTTCGTAGAAGTTCATAAGACAGATGAAGGATGTGACAAGAAATTTCTCGATGTTTTCTCACTCATTGCTTTAACCATCGCTGGCTATCTTATGCTCGTTATTATAGGGGAATGTGTTATGATTGTGGGATCAGAAGCCCGAATTCTCATATTTCTCATGCTTTTGCTGCTGCTCATCTCTCCGCTAGTTATTGTAGTAAAAGCCCAGACAAAGGAATCAAAGATACTGGCAGAAGCTTCTTGTCATGATAGGATCCGATTGATAGATGATATCAATTCATTGGAAGTTATAGAAGAGCGAAGGTATAGCCAATTAGCAGCTGAAAGAAGCTGCATGAAGCATGATCATGTTGGACCTAATGAAATGCTATGTGATAATGGGCATGAAAGAAACAGTGAGGAAACATTTCTGCTGCCAAGGGGAGAAAACTTGAATCTACTGCAGGCCATGTGGACATATGACTTCTGGTTATTGTTTCTAGCCATGGCATGTGGTATGGGTTCAGGATTGGCAACAGTAAATAATATCAGTCAAATTGGAGGTTCTCTAGGCTACACGAGCATGGAAACAAGTACCTTAGTTTCTCTATGGAGTATATGGAATTTTCTGGGTCGTTTTGGTACTGGTTACATCTCGGATTACTTCCTTCGGTTGAGAGGCTGTGCAAGGCCCCTGTTTATAGCTGTAACACTTGCAATCATGAGTATTGGTCATGCAATAATATCTTCTGGCTTTCCTGGTTCCTTACATGTGGGCTCTGTACTGGTTGGTGTGTGTTATGGTTCACAATGGGCATTGATGCCCAGCATCACTTCAGAGATATTTGGATTAAGGCATTTTGGCACCATATTTAACACTGTTGCCATTGCAAGCCCCTTTGGCTCTTATATCCTCTCTGTAAGAGTGGTGGGATACATATATGACATGGAATCATCGTCATCGTCGACAGATGTACAAAAGTGCATGG TGGACTGTTGA
- the LOC105054188 gene encoding protein NUCLEAR FUSION DEFECTIVE 4 isoform X1 gives MGRWFPSSTAGRRSKWAALAASAWIQCTAGASYCFGVYSPLLKASQGYDQSTLDSVAFFKDVGANVGVLSGILSSAFPARPWTVLAAGAVQCLAGYLLMWLSVAGVLPRPPPLLMCVYMLLAAHAQTFFNTADVVTAVENFPDSRGTVIGIMKGFLGLSGAILIQIYGALFNGNPSSFLLMLALLPTLLTFLLMFFVEVHKTDEGCDKKFLDVFSLIALTIAGYLMLVIIGECVMIVGSEARILIFLMLLLLLISPLVIVVKAQTKESKILAEASCHDRIRLIDDINSLEVIEERRYSQLAAERSCMKHDHVGPNEMLCDNGHERNSEETFLLPRGENLNLLQAMWTYDFWLLFLAMACGMGSGLATVNNISQIGGSLGYTSMETSTLVSLWSIWNFLGRFGTGYISDYFLRLRGCARPLFIAVTLAIMSIGHAIISSGFPGSLHVGSVLVGVCYGSQWALMPSITSEIFGLRHFGTIFNTVAIASPFGSYILSVRVVGYIYDMESSSSSTDVQKCMGKHCFMLSFLIMSFVSLFGFAVALALFYRTRRFYKQVVYARLQISFVE, from the exons ATGGGCAGGTGGTTTCCATCCTCCACCGCCGGCAGGCGGAGCAAGTGGGCCGCGCTGGCAGCGAGCGCGTGGATCCAGTGCACCGCCGGTGCGTCCTACTGCTTCGGCGTGTATTCACCACTCCTCAAGGCAAGCCAGGGCTACGACCAGTCCACCCTCGACTCCGTCGCCTTCTTCAAGGACGTCGGCGCCAACGTCGGCGTCCtctccggcatcctctcctccgcCTTCCCAGCCCGCCCCTGGACCGTCCTCGCCGCCGGCGCCGTCCAGTGCCTCGCAGGATACCTCCTCATGTGGCTCTCCGTCGCTGGCGTCctcccccggccccctcctctcctgaTGTGTGTCTACATGCTGCTCGCCGCCCACGCCCAGACCTTCTTCAACACCGCCGATGTCGTCACTGCCGTCGAGAACTTCCCCGATAGCCGGGGCACCGTCATCGGCATCATGAAG GGATTTCTGGGCCTAAGTGGTGCAATACTTATTCAGATATATGGGGCATTGTTCAATGGCAATCCAAGCTCCTTCCTTCTAATGCTTGCACTGTTGCCCACTCTCCTAACATTTCTGCTTATGTTTTTCGTAGAAGTTCATAAGACAGATGAAGGATGTGACAAGAAATTTCTCGATGTTTTCTCACTCATTGCTTTAACCATCGCTGGCTATCTTATGCTCGTTATTATAGGGGAATGTGTTATGATTGTGGGATCAGAAGCCCGAATTCTCATATTTCTCATGCTTTTGCTGCTGCTCATCTCTCCGCTAGTTATTGTAGTAAAAGCCCAGACAAAGGAATCAAAGATACTGGCAGAAGCTTCTTGTCATGATAGGATCCGATTGATAGATGATATCAATTCATTGGAAGTTATAGAAGAGCGAAGGTATAGCCAATTAGCAGCTGAAAGAAGCTGCATGAAGCATGATCATGTTGGACCTAATGAAATGCTATGTGATAATGGGCATGAAAGAAACAGTGAGGAAACATTTCTGCTGCCAAGGGGAGAAAACTTGAATCTACTGCAGGCCATGTGGACATATGACTTCTGGTTATTGTTTCTAGCCATGGCATGTGGTATGGGTTCAGGATTGGCAACAGTAAATAATATCAGTCAAATTGGAGGTTCTCTAGGCTACACGAGCATGGAAACAAGTACCTTAGTTTCTCTATGGAGTATATGGAATTTTCTGGGTCGTTTTGGTACTGGTTACATCTCGGATTACTTCCTTCGGTTGAGAGGCTGTGCAAGGCCCCTGTTTATAGCTGTAACACTTGCAATCATGAGTATTGGTCATGCAATAATATCTTCTGGCTTTCCTGGTTCCTTACATGTGGGCTCTGTACTGGTTGGTGTGTGTTATGGTTCACAATGGGCATTGATGCCCAGCATCACTTCAGAGATATTTGGATTAAGGCATTTTGGCACCATATTTAACACTGTTGCCATTGCAAGCCCCTTTGGCTCTTATATCCTCTCTGTAAGAGTGGTGGGATACATATATGACATGGAATCATCGTCATCGTCGACAGATGTACAAAAGTGCATGGGTAAGCATTGCTTCATGCTATCATTTCTGATTATGTCATTTGTTAGCCTTTTCGGGTTTGCTGTTGCCTTGGCATTGTTCTATAGGACTAGGAGGTTCTATAAGCAGGTTGTGTATGCAAGACTACAAATTTCTTTTGTAGAATGA
- the LOC105054188 gene encoding protein NUCLEAR FUSION DEFECTIVE 4 isoform X2 produces the protein MGRWFPSSTAGRRSKWAALAASAWIQCTAGASYCFGVYSPLLKASQGYDQSTLDSVAFFKDVGANVGVLSGILSSAFPARPWTVLAAGAVQCLAGYLLMWLSVAGVLPRPPPLLMCVYMLLAAHAQTFFNTADVVTAVENFPDSRGTVIGIMKGFLGLSGAILIQIYGALFNGNPSSFLLMLALLPTLLTFLLMFFVEVHKTDEGCDKKFLDVFSLIALTIAGYLMLVIIGECVMIVGSEARILIFLMLLLLLISPLVIVVKAQTKESKILAEASCHDRIRLIDDINSLEVIEERRYSQLAAERSCMKHDHVGPNEMLCDNGHERNSEETFLLPRGENLNLLQAMWTYDFWLLFLAMACGMGSGLATVNNISQIGGSLGYTSMETSTLVSLWSIWNFLGRFGTGYISDYFLRLRGCARPLFIAVTLAIMSIGHAIISSGFPGSLHVGSVLVGVCYGSQWALMPSITSEIFGLRHFGTIFNTVAIASPFGSYILSVRVVGYIYDMESSSSSTDVQKCMGEDGWLKKGFLFSIMEIIEGLCGHS, from the exons ATGGGCAGGTGGTTTCCATCCTCCACCGCCGGCAGGCGGAGCAAGTGGGCCGCGCTGGCAGCGAGCGCGTGGATCCAGTGCACCGCCGGTGCGTCCTACTGCTTCGGCGTGTATTCACCACTCCTCAAGGCAAGCCAGGGCTACGACCAGTCCACCCTCGACTCCGTCGCCTTCTTCAAGGACGTCGGCGCCAACGTCGGCGTCCtctccggcatcctctcctccgcCTTCCCAGCCCGCCCCTGGACCGTCCTCGCCGCCGGCGCCGTCCAGTGCCTCGCAGGATACCTCCTCATGTGGCTCTCCGTCGCTGGCGTCctcccccggccccctcctctcctgaTGTGTGTCTACATGCTGCTCGCCGCCCACGCCCAGACCTTCTTCAACACCGCCGATGTCGTCACTGCCGTCGAGAACTTCCCCGATAGCCGGGGCACCGTCATCGGCATCATGAAG GGATTTCTGGGCCTAAGTGGTGCAATACTTATTCAGATATATGGGGCATTGTTCAATGGCAATCCAAGCTCCTTCCTTCTAATGCTTGCACTGTTGCCCACTCTCCTAACATTTCTGCTTATGTTTTTCGTAGAAGTTCATAAGACAGATGAAGGATGTGACAAGAAATTTCTCGATGTTTTCTCACTCATTGCTTTAACCATCGCTGGCTATCTTATGCTCGTTATTATAGGGGAATGTGTTATGATTGTGGGATCAGAAGCCCGAATTCTCATATTTCTCATGCTTTTGCTGCTGCTCATCTCTCCGCTAGTTATTGTAGTAAAAGCCCAGACAAAGGAATCAAAGATACTGGCAGAAGCTTCTTGTCATGATAGGATCCGATTGATAGATGATATCAATTCATTGGAAGTTATAGAAGAGCGAAGGTATAGCCAATTAGCAGCTGAAAGAAGCTGCATGAAGCATGATCATGTTGGACCTAATGAAATGCTATGTGATAATGGGCATGAAAGAAACAGTGAGGAAACATTTCTGCTGCCAAGGGGAGAAAACTTGAATCTACTGCAGGCCATGTGGACATATGACTTCTGGTTATTGTTTCTAGCCATGGCATGTGGTATGGGTTCAGGATTGGCAACAGTAAATAATATCAGTCAAATTGGAGGTTCTCTAGGCTACACGAGCATGGAAACAAGTACCTTAGTTTCTCTATGGAGTATATGGAATTTTCTGGGTCGTTTTGGTACTGGTTACATCTCGGATTACTTCCTTCGGTTGAGAGGCTGTGCAAGGCCCCTGTTTATAGCTGTAACACTTGCAATCATGAGTATTGGTCATGCAATAATATCTTCTGGCTTTCCTGGTTCCTTACATGTGGGCTCTGTACTGGTTGGTGTGTGTTATGGTTCACAATGGGCATTGATGCCCAGCATCACTTCAGAGATATTTGGATTAAGGCATTTTGGCACCATATTTAACACTGTTGCCATTGCAAGCCCCTTTGGCTCTTATATCCTCTCTGTAAGAGTGGTGGGATACATATATGACATGGAATCATCGTCATCGTCGACAGATGTACAAAAGTGCATGG GAGAGGATGGCTGGCTTAAGAAGGGCTTCTTATTCTCTATTATGGAGATCATTGAGGGCCTTTGTGGTCATTCTTGA
- the LOC105054179 gene encoding uncharacterized protein At4g38062, producing the protein MEEVYKELEDLRSEMETLKEEYRLKCQLSENLRRAHDEQVDRLQEAKAKIEKQEREIDSKAEEICSVKQICENLKSSFAEKETALKSLDLANENLRTSFRENMRNLEGENKELALALDEANAKREEQERMMCSYLEEIEGLKSLLSVSQRRCSDAEHRAQAPREVRRRDEMLLQLEEEKGEVENQLKWKIEQFRHLEEAHSKLQDEFWAAKREWGSERSNLLDEIHTLQMNLDSQTRVVEDLRSQLNMCNQALAHEESRRKLLEVQMSESKALHDNVVLEYEEARSTIEALTTRRDEEIASLRNALSIKATALKEMEYTRYQIEQENEELRESLKEHQEAQINGVGAAASLKTLRQKFKALEQAHRGCSEKLKARAIELKTQMEKLGMNLDECLSQLSSRDKQLQELQIELEGSHSLLMQQKLENEEMSVVLMVVKSKFLQSCSKIETLKHEAEHHGAKVEERIALMTKQLEKKDIALIQAQAKAMQEHEMVDSLQSRTEYLESIEQKHALVLKELDTYKGMLEESCRNFDRLNEQASQKENNLQEDLRKASNVLEQANYALAEKTSELNKVEFELEQWKLVVERMEMIKSDLEIQLNKYEDERQAATRELEVALLARMQAEKSLMEEKENFHQIAEERDKIVEELRQCIVCMEEDNARRASQKESKLQEDLRKASNALEQANYALAEKTSQLNKVEFELEQQKLVTKQMEKIKSDLEAQLNKYHDERQAATRESEVALLAKMQAEKSFMEEKEKFHQKTEERDNIIEELRQHIVCMEGDNARRASQKESNLQEDWRKASYALDLANYALADKTSELNKVEFELEQQKLVMEQMEKMKSDLETQLDRYHDERQAATRELEVACLAKIQAEKSLMEEKENFCHMTEERDKILEELRQHIICMEEDNARRESEVATLVKLEAEKITEKHKKKFLEFAEDVNRRLKGIETKFDLLEQNCVLRESETLMTLEQEKVKWFKVMKEKENIIAGVQKHVLSLEQNITQFVEAAAASNLADKQLEICKLYEALQKFAADYLLDELEIQFKNMWIAELETEISTLQWKLKVEEKLSLDSKKCVERLKAEIATVRLEKEKEQILVLKELKSMQSNKRTLEDQLGQCTANIKTLHDIVAHFTSEREKLVGQIMGFNEIICMIFHMDEDLSRTWDRVMQKAGNEDSMKTSDREDLFSSGKLDGRNCISPSRNKAGLATDRRSPWKEYNC; encoded by the coding sequence ATGGAAGAAGTTTACAAGGAGTTGGAGGATTTGAGGTCGGAGATGGAGACGCTCAAGGAAGAGTACCGGCTAAAATGTCAACTGTCTGAGAACTTGAGGAGAGCTCACGACGAGCAAGTCGATAGGCTCCAAGAAGCAAAGGCCAAGATTGAGAagcaagagagagagattgattcaAAGGCAGAGGAAATTTGTTCGGTGAAGCAGATATGCGAAAATTTGAAATCTAGTTTTGCCGAAAAAGAAACAGCCTTGAAGAGTCTGGATCTGGCAAATGAAAATTTGAGGACCAGCTTTAGGGAGAATATGAGGAATCTGGAAGGGGAGAACAAAGAGCTTGCATTGGCTTTGGATGAAGCCAATGCTAAAAGAGAAGAGCAGGAGAGGATGATGTGTTCATATCTAGAAGAGATTGAAGGGCTCAAGAGTCTTCTGTCAGTGTCTCAGAGGAGGTGTTCTGATGCGGAACATAGGGCTCAGGCACCCAGAGAAGTGAGGAGGCGAGATGAAATGTTACTGCAATTAGAGGAGGAGAAAGGGGAAGTTGAGAACCAGCTCAAATGGAAGATTGAGCAGTTCAGGCATCTTGAGGAAGCTCACAGTAAGCTTCAAGATGAGTTTTGGGCAGCTAAAAGGGAATGGGGTTCGGAGAGATCCAACTTGCTTGATGAGATTCATACTTTGCAGATGAATTTGGATTCTCAAACTAGAGTGGTGGAAGACCTTCGTTCTCAGTTAAACATGTGCAACCAAGCTCTAGCACATGAAGAAAGCCGAAGAAAATTGCTGGAGGTTCAAATGTCTGAATCAAAGGCACTGCATGACAATGTTGTCTTGGAGTATGAGGAGGCCAGATCGACAATTGAAGCACTGACAACGAGGAGAGATGAAGAGATTGCCTCTTTAAGGAATGCATTGTCTATCAAAGCAACAGCCCTTAAAGAAATGGAATATACAAGATACCAAATCGAACAAGAAAATGAGGAGTTGCGGGAATCTTTGAAGGAACATCAAGAAGCGCAAATCAATGGAGTGGGTGCTGCTGCTTCTTTGAAGACTTTGCGTCAGAAATTTAAAGCTTTGGAGCAAGCCCACAGAGGTTGTTCTGAGAAACTGAAGGCTAGAGCAATTGAATTGAAAACCCAGATGGAGAAACTCGGGATGAATTTGGATGAATGCTTATCCCAGCTAAGTTCCAGAGATAAACAGCTTCAGGAGTTGCAGATTGAGTTAGAAGGCAGCCATTCCTTATTAAtgcaacaaaaattggagaatgaAGAGATGTCGGTGGTGCTTATGGTAGTGAAATCGAAATTTTTGCAGTCCTGCTCAAAGATTGAAACATTGAAACATGAGGCGGAACATCATGGTGCAAAAGTCGAGGAAAGAATTGCTCTTATGACTAAACAATTGGAGAAGAAGGACATTGCTCTTATTCAAGCTCAGGCCAAGGCTATGCAGGAACATGAGATGGTAGACTCATTGCAAAGCAGGACTGAATATCTAGAATCTATTGAGCAGAAGCATGCTCTGGTGCTGAAAGAGCTTGACACATATAAAGGGATGCTAGAAGAATCATGCAGGAATTTTGACCGCCTAAACGAACAAGCTTCTCAGAAGGAAAACAACCTTCAGGAGGATTTGAGAAAAGCTTCAAATGTTCTAGAACAAGCAAATTATGCTCTTGCTGAGAAAACCAGTGAGCTGAACAAAGTGGAATTTGAATTAGAGCAATGGAAACTGGTTGTGGAGCGGATGGagatgatcaaatctgatttggaaatTCAACTGAACAAATACGAAGATGAGAGGCAAGCAGCTACGAGGGAATTGGAGGTTGCTTTGCTGGCCAGGATGCAAGCGGAAAAGTCTCTCATGGAAGAGAAGGAGAATTTTCACCAAATAGCAGAAGAGAGAGACAAGATTGTAGAAGAGCTTCGGCAGTGCATTGTTTGTATGGAAGAAGATAATGCCAGGCGAGCTTCTCAGAAGGAAAGCAAACTTCAGGAGGATTTGAGAAAAGCTTCAAATGCTCTAGAACAAGCAAATTATGCTCTTGCTGAGAAAACCAGTCAGCTGAACAAAGTGGAATTTGAATTAGAGCAACAGAAACTGGTTACCAAGCAGATGGagaagatcaaatctgatttagaagCTCAACTGAACAAATATCATGATGAAAGGCAAGCAGCAACAAGGGAATCGGAGGTTGCTTTGCTGGCCAAGATGCAAGCTGAAAAGTCTTTCATGGAAGAGAAGGAGAAATTTCACCAAAAAACAGAAGAGAGAGACAATATTATAGAAGAGCTTCGGCAGCACATTGTTTGTATGGAAGGAGATAATGCCAGGCGAGCTTCTCAGAAGGAAAGCAACCTTCAGGAGGATTGGAGAAAAGCTTCATATGCTCTAGACCTAGCAAATTATGCTCTTGCTGACAAAACCAGTGAGCTGAACAAAGTGGAATTTGAATTGGAGCAACAGAAACTGGTTATGGAGCAGATGGAGAAAATGAAGTCTGATTTAGAAACTCAACTGGACAGATATCATGATGAAAGGCAAGCAGCAACAAGGGAACTGGAGGTTGCTTGTCTGGCCAAGATACAAGCTGAAAAGTCTCTCATGGAAGAAAAGGAGAATTTTTGCCACATGACAGAAGAGAGAGACAAGATTTTAGAAGAGCTTCGGCAGCACATCATTTGTATGGAAGAAGATAATGCCAGGCGAGAGTCAGAAGTTGCGACTCTGGTCAAGTTAGAGGCTGAGAAGATCACTGAAAAGCACAAGAAGAAATTTCTTGAATTTGCAGAGGATGTGAacaggagattgaaaggaatagaaaccaaatttgatttgctaGAACAAAACTGCGTGCTGAGAGAGAGTGAAACTTTGATGACCCTCGAGCAAGAGAAAGTGAAGTGGTTTAAAgttatgaaagaaaaagagaacatAATTGCTGGTGTTCAAAAGCATGTTTTATCACTTGAACAAAATATCACCCAGTTTGTTGAAGCTGCTGCTGCTTCAAATCTTGCAGACAAACAACTTGAGATCTGCAAGCTCTATGAGGCTTTGCAGAAGTTTGCAGCAGATTACCTGCTTGATGAGCTGGAAATCCAGTTCAAGAACATGTGGATTGCTGAACTGGAAACAGAAATTAGCACTCTCCAGTGGAAATTGAAGGTTGAAGAAAAATTATCACTTGATTCAAAGAAGTGTGTAGAGCGACTTAAAGCCGAAATTGCAACGGTGAGGTTGGAAAAGGAGAAAGAGCAAATTCTAGTTCTGAAGGAACTTAAAAGCATGCAGAGTAACAAAAGAACTTTGGAGGACCAGCTAGGACAGTGTACAGCCAACATAAAAACCCTTCATGATATCGTTGCACATTTTACATCAGAAAGGGAAAAGTTAGTTGGGCAAATAATGGGGTTCAATGAAATTATATGCATGATATTTCATATGGATGAAGACCTTAGTAGAACTTGGGATAGGGTCATGCAGAAAGCTGGGAATGAAGACAGTATGAAAACTTCTGATAGGGAGGATCTGTTCAGCTCCGGCAAACTAGATGGGAGGAACTGTATCTCCCCTTCAAGGAACAAAGCAGGACTAGCTACTGATAGAAGATCACCTTGGAAGGAGTATAACTGCTGA